CCGCACCGACGTCGACCACGACGACCTCCGCCCCGAGGGGCGCCGTCGTGTCGAACGGTCGGACCTGGAAGCAGACCTACCGGCAGGACTTCGCCACGGCCGCGCCGGCCGGCGGGGTCGCCGCGAAGTACCCGGGCATGGGCCTGTACGACGGGTTCTCCGACACGAGCGGTCAGGGGCGCTACACGCCGTCGAAGGTGCTGAGCGTGCAGAACGGTGCGCTCGACTTCTGGCTGCGGGCCGACCGCGGTCAGCCGCTCGCCGCGGCCGTCATGCCCGACGGCTACGCGCCGCACCGCACCGGCCGCGTCTCGATCCGCTACAAGACCACGAAGACCCCCGGGTACAAGTTCGTCGTGATCCTGTGGCCGTCGAGCGACCGGTGGAACGAGGGCGAGATCGACTGGCCCGAAGCGGCCCTCGGCGCGAAGCCCCGACCCGCGTCGGCCGTCCCGGGCAGCCTGCGGAACGGCGCCATGACCTTCCAGCCGGAGCGTGAGACCTTCGCGGCCACCGACACGAGCAGCTACCACGTCGCCACCACCGAGTGGGACAGCAAGGTGGTCCGCTTCTACTGGGACGGCAAGCTGGTCGCGTCGACGACGAAGGCCGTGCCGACGAAGCCGATGCGGGTCACGCTGCAGGCCGAGACCGACACCGGTGGGCGCGTGCCGGCGGGCGCCTCGGGGCACGTGAGCGTCGACTGGATCGCGATCTACGACTGACGGGAGGCGCGGTGCCGGTGAGCGGGACCGCCCACCGGCACCGCGCCTCCGGGCTCAGCCTGCGGTGCGACGGGCGGTCAGCCGACCGCGGCCCAGTGGCAGTGCGCCGCTGCGGTAGGCGAAGCCGTCGGCATCGCCGACCGTGCCGCTGGCGGTGCCGAAGTGCCACAGGCGGTTGAAGCAGGAGACGCCGATCCGGGTCGACCCGTCGTCGGCGACCGCCCACGTGCCGGTGCCCCACTGGGCCGGGTGACCGACGCCGTCGATCGTCACCGTCGGTCGGGCTCCCCAGGTCAGCAGGGGGCGACCGAGGTCGAGGGTGATCCGGCGCTTCGTCGTGCCGGACGGCTGCGGGGTGTCCATGCGGTCAGGGTACGGGCGTCGGCACCCTGAACGCGCCCGGGCGGCCGTCCGTAGGATCCGCTGCATGGCTGACTTCACCGCTGCACAGGCCGCCGTCGTCCGGATCGAGCGCGCGGAGGAGGGCCGGTGGGACCTCACCCTCGTCAGCGACTCCGGCGTCCGGATGGGGCACGGCGTGCACCTCCCCGACGCTGCGTCCGACGATGCCGAGGACGAGCGGGTCGCAGCCCTCGACTTCGTGCGCGGGTACGGGTTCCGCTTCGAGGCCGACGCCGTCGTCACGGACGGCCCGGACGCGTTCTGGGCGCCGTTGCTCCCGCTCGGGTCCGACGAGCACCCGACGGACTGAGGCTGGTCAGTCCTGGTCGTCGAGCGCTGACCGTTCGAACCCGATCAACCAGGTCACCCCGAACGCGTCGCGCACCGTTCCGTCCCAGTCGCCCCACGGCCGCTCCTGGAGGTCGTCGACCACCGTGCCGTCGGAGGCCAGGTCCACGAACCACCGCCGGAGCACCTCGGGCCGGGCGCTCCCGAGCAGGGCGAACAACAAGCCGGAGACCGCGAGCGCGGTGTCGTCGGGGCCGGTGTCGGCGGCGAAGAGCCGGACCGGGCCGACGAGCTCGCCGTGCGCCACGGCGCCG
The sequence above is drawn from the Curtobacterium sp. MR_MD2014 genome and encodes:
- a CDS encoding glycoside hydrolase family 16 protein — translated: MQSSIVAALTVAVLAVGAVADVSAPPSASAAPTSTTTTSAPRGAVVSNGRTWKQTYRQDFATAAPAGGVAAKYPGMGLYDGFSDTSGQGRYTPSKVLSVQNGALDFWLRADRGQPLAAAVMPDGYAPHRTGRVSIRYKTTKTPGYKFVVILWPSSDRWNEGEIDWPEAALGAKPRPASAVPGSLRNGAMTFQPERETFAATDTSSYHVATTEWDSKVVRFYWDGKLVASTTKAVPTKPMRVTLQAETDTGGRVPAGASGHVSVDWIAIYD
- a CDS encoding glyoxalase, producing the protein MDGTAPTPYLLLPGTARTALARWQQVFGGDVRVTSYEEAAREDGPPGAVAHGELVGPVRLFAADTGPDDTALAVSGLLFALLGSARPEVLRRWFVDLASDGTVVDDLQERPWGDWDGTVRDAFGVTWLIGFERSALDDQD